From Klebsiella electrica, the proteins below share one genomic window:
- the fdnG gene encoding formate dehydrogenase-N subunit alpha, with the protein MQVSRRQFFKICAGGMAGTTAAALGFAPGAALAETRQYKLLRTRETRNTCTYCSVGCGLLMYSLGDGAKNAKASIFHIEGDPDHPVNRGALCPKGAGLVDFIHSESRLKFPEYRAPGSDKWQQISWDDAFDRIAKLMKEDRDANFIAKNDAGATVNRWLTTGMLCASASSNETGYLTQKFTRALGMLAVDNQARVUHGPTVASLAPTFGRGAMTNHWVDIKNANLIVVMGGNAAEAHPVGFRWAMEAKIHNGAKLIVIDPRFTRTASVADFYTPIRSGTDITFLSGVILYLLNNEKFNREYTEAYTNASLIVREDYSFDDGLFSGYDAASRKYDKTSWNYELDENGFAKRDTTLQHPRCVWNLLKQHVSRYTPEVVENICGTPKADFLKVCEYIAETSAHDKTASFLYALGWTQHSIGAQNIRTMAMIQLLLGNMGMAGGGVNALRGHSNIQGLTDLGLLSQSLPGYMTLPSEKQTDLQTYLSANTPKPLLKDQVNYWGNYPKFFVSMMKAFFGDKATAENSWGFDWLPKWDKGYDVLQYFEMMYQGKVNGYICQGFNPVASFPNKNKVVASLSKLKFLVTIDPLNTETSTFWQNHGESNDVDPAKIQTEVFRLPSTCFAEENGSIVNSGRWLQWHWKGADAPGIATTDGEILAGIFLRLRKMYAETGGPAPEPVLNMTWDYSTPHEPASEEVAMESNGKALADITDPATGAVIVKKGQQLSSFAQLRDDGTTASGCWIFAGSWTPEGNQMARRDNADPSGLGNTLGWAWAWPLNRRILYNRASADPQGNPWDPKRQILKWDGAKWGGVDIPDYSAAAPGSDVGPFIMQPEGMGRLFALDKMAEGPFPEHYEPFETPLGTNPLHPNVVSNPAARVFSGDLEQMGKADKFPYVGTTYRLTEHFHYWTKHALLNAIAQPEQFVEIGEKLANKLGIAHGDTVRVSSNRGYIKAKAVVTKRIRTLKVDGKDIDTIGIPIHWGYEGVAKKGFIANTLTPFVGDANTQTPEFKAFLVNVEKV; encoded by the coding sequence ATGCAGGTCAGCAGAAGGCAGTTCTTTAAGATCTGCGCTGGCGGTATGGCAGGCACAACGGCAGCGGCGCTGGGTTTTGCCCCAGGCGCCGCGCTCGCGGAAACCCGGCAATATAAACTGCTGCGTACCCGCGAAACCCGTAACACCTGTACGTACTGTTCCGTCGGTTGCGGGCTGTTAATGTATAGCCTCGGCGACGGTGCGAAAAACGCCAAAGCATCCATCTTTCATATCGAAGGAGATCCTGATCACCCGGTCAACCGTGGTGCGCTCTGTCCGAAAGGGGCAGGTCTGGTCGACTTTATTCATTCCGAAAGCCGTCTGAAATTCCCGGAATATCGTGCGCCAGGCTCCGACAAGTGGCAGCAAATCAGCTGGGACGACGCGTTCGATCGTATCGCGAAGCTGATGAAAGAAGACCGCGATGCCAACTTTATCGCCAAAAACGACGCTGGCGCCACCGTCAACCGTTGGTTGACCACCGGCATGCTGTGCGCTTCAGCCTCCAGTAACGAAACCGGCTATTTAACGCAGAAATTCACCCGCGCGCTCGGTATGCTCGCGGTCGACAATCAGGCGCGCGTCTGACACGGACCAACGGTAGCAAGTCTTGCTCCAACATTTGGTCGCGGTGCGATGACCAACCACTGGGTTGACATCAAAAACGCCAACCTGATCGTGGTGATGGGCGGTAATGCCGCTGAAGCGCACCCGGTAGGGTTCCGCTGGGCGATGGAAGCCAAAATCCACAACGGCGCGAAGCTGATTGTTATCGACCCCCGCTTTACGCGTACTGCGTCGGTAGCCGACTTCTATACCCCGATTCGTTCCGGTACTGACATCACCTTCTTGTCAGGCGTCATCCTGTACCTGCTGAATAACGAAAAATTCAACCGCGAGTACACCGAAGCCTATACCAACGCCAGCCTGATCGTACGTGAGGATTACAGCTTCGATGACGGGTTGTTCAGCGGCTATGACGCGGCAAGCCGCAAATACGATAAGACCAGCTGGAACTATGAGCTGGACGAAAACGGCTTCGCGAAACGCGACACGACGCTGCAACATCCGCGCTGCGTATGGAACCTGCTGAAGCAGCACGTTTCTCGCTATACCCCAGAAGTGGTGGAAAATATCTGCGGTACGCCGAAAGCGGACTTCCTGAAAGTCTGTGAGTACATCGCTGAAACCAGCGCGCATGATAAAACCGCGTCATTCCTCTATGCGCTCGGCTGGACGCAGCACTCTATCGGTGCGCAGAACATCCGTACCATGGCGATGATCCAGCTGCTGCTTGGCAACATGGGTATGGCTGGCGGCGGCGTGAACGCCTTGCGCGGTCACTCCAACATTCAGGGGCTGACCGACCTGGGGCTGCTGTCGCAGAGCCTGCCGGGTTATATGACGCTGCCGAGTGAGAAGCAGACCGACCTGCAAACCTACCTGTCCGCCAACACGCCGAAGCCGCTGTTGAAAGATCAGGTGAACTACTGGGGCAACTACCCGAAATTCTTCGTCTCAATGATGAAGGCCTTCTTTGGCGATAAAGCCACGGCGGAAAACAGTTGGGGCTTTGACTGGCTGCCGAAGTGGGATAAGGGCTACGACGTCCTGCAGTACTTCGAGATGATGTATCAGGGCAAGGTCAATGGCTATATTTGCCAGGGCTTTAACCCGGTGGCCTCGTTCCCGAACAAAAACAAAGTGGTCGCCTCGCTGTCGAAACTGAAGTTCCTGGTGACCATCGACCCGCTCAACACCGAAACGTCTACCTTCTGGCAAAACCACGGTGAGTCGAACGATGTCGATCCGGCGAAAATACAGACCGAAGTGTTCCGCCTGCCCTCTACCTGCTTTGCCGAGGAGAATGGTTCCATCGTTAACTCCGGACGCTGGCTGCAGTGGCACTGGAAAGGCGCGGATGCCCCAGGGATTGCGACCACCGATGGCGAAATCCTCGCCGGCATCTTCTTACGTCTGCGGAAAATGTACGCGGAAACCGGCGGTCCGGCGCCTGAGCCGGTGCTGAACATGACCTGGGACTACTCCACGCCGCACGAACCCGCTTCGGAAGAGGTGGCGATGGAGAGCAACGGCAAGGCGCTGGCAGATATTACCGATCCGGCCACCGGCGCGGTGATTGTGAAGAAAGGCCAGCAGCTCAGCTCCTTCGCGCAGCTGCGCGATGATGGCACCACCGCCAGCGGTTGCTGGATCTTCGCCGGCAGCTGGACGCCGGAAGGCAACCAGATGGCGCGTCGCGATAACGCCGATCCATCCGGCCTCGGCAATACGCTGGGCTGGGCCTGGGCATGGCCGCTCAACCGTCGCATTCTGTACAACCGTGCTTCCGCTGACCCGCAGGGCAACCCGTGGGATCCCAAACGCCAAATCCTGAAATGGGACGGCGCAAAATGGGGCGGAGTGGACATTCCGGACTACAGTGCCGCCGCACCAGGCAGCGATGTCGGGCCGTTCATCATGCAGCCCGAAGGCATGGGCCGCCTGTTTGCTCTTGATAAGATGGCGGAAGGTCCGTTCCCGGAACACTACGAGCCGTTTGAAACGCCGCTGGGCACCAACCCGCTGCACCCGAATGTGGTCTCTAACCCGGCCGCCCGCGTCTTTAGCGGCGACCTGGAACAGATGGGTAAAGCGGATAAGTTCCCGTACGTCGGCACCACCTACCGTCTCACCGAGCACTTCCACTACTGGACCAAGCATGCGCTGCTCAACGCCATCGCCCAGCCGGAACAATTTGTGGAAATCGGCGAGAAGCTGGCGAACAAGCTCGGCATCGCGCATGGCGATACCGTTCGCGTCTCCTCCAACCGCGGCTATATCAAGGCCAAGGCGGTGGTGACCAAGCGTATTCGCACGCTGAAAGTGGACGGTAAGGATATTGATACCATCGGTATTCCTATCCACTGGGGCTATGAAGGGGTGGCGAAGAAAGGCTTTATCGCCAACACGCTGACGCCGTTCGTCGGCGATGCGAACACGCAAACGCCGGAGTTTAAAGCCTTCCTCGTGAACGTGGAAAAGGTGTAA
- the fabY gene encoding fatty acid biosynthesis protein FabY, translating into MYHLRVPQTEDELESYYQFRWEMLRKPLHQPKGSERDAWDAMAHHQMVVDEEGNLVAVGRLYINAENEASIRFMAVHPSVQDKGLGTLMAMTLESVARQEGVKRVTCSAREDAMDFFAKLGFVNQGEITTPTTTPIRHFLMIKPIASLDDILHRGDWCGQLQQAWYQHIPLSEKMGVRIQQYTGKNFITTMPEAGNQNPHHTLFAGSLFSLATLTGWGLIWLMLREQHLGGTIILADAHIRYSQPISGRPSAVADLGSLSGDLDRLARGRKARVQLQVELFGGESLGAIFEGIYIVLPAKPFGSYEEGGNEEE; encoded by the coding sequence ATGTATCACCTTCGTGTACCGCAAACAGAAGACGAACTCGAGAGCTACTATCAGTTCCGCTGGGAGATGTTGCGCAAGCCGCTCCATCAGCCCAAAGGATCGGAGCGTGACGCCTGGGATGCGATGGCGCATCACCAGATGGTCGTGGATGAAGAAGGCAACCTGGTTGCCGTCGGGCGGCTGTATATAAACGCGGAGAACGAAGCCTCTATTCGCTTTATGGCCGTACATCCCTCGGTGCAGGATAAAGGCTTGGGGACGCTGATGGCGATGACGCTGGAGTCCGTCGCCCGTCAGGAGGGCGTTAAGCGCGTAACCTGTAGCGCTCGCGAAGACGCGATGGATTTCTTTGCCAAGCTCGGTTTTGTTAACCAGGGCGAGATTACCACGCCGACCACCACGCCGATCCGCCACTTCCTGATGATTAAACCAATCGCCTCGCTGGACGATATTCTGCATCGCGGCGACTGGTGCGGGCAGCTGCAGCAGGCCTGGTATCAGCATATTCCGCTCAGCGAAAAAATGGGTGTGCGTATTCAGCAGTACACCGGCAAAAACTTCATCACCACCATGCCTGAAGCCGGTAACCAGAATCCGCACCATACGCTGTTTGCCGGAAGTCTGTTTTCCCTGGCGACGCTGACCGGCTGGGGGCTTATCTGGCTGATGCTGCGCGAGCAGCATCTGGGCGGCACGATTATTCTCGCCGATGCCCATATCCGTTACAGCCAGCCGATTAGCGGCCGCCCGAGCGCGGTGGCCGATCTGGGCTCGCTCAGCGGCGATCTCGACCGCCTGGCACGCGGGCGCAAAGCCCGCGTACAGCTGCAGGTTGAGTTGTTTGGCGGCGAGAGTCTGGGCGCCATTTTTGAAGGCATTTACATCGTTCTGCCCGCGAAGCCGTTTGGTTCGTATGAAGAGGGCGGGAACGAAGAAGAGTAA
- the dtd gene encoding D-aminoacyl-tRNA deacylase: MIALIQRVSRASVTVEGEVTGEIGPGLLVLLGVEKDDDEQKANRLCERVLGYRIFSDSEGKMNLNVRQSGGSVLVVSQFTLAADTERGMRPGFSRGAAPDRAEALYDYFVGRCRQQEMNTQTGRFAADMQVSLVNDGPVTFWLQV; this comes from the coding sequence ATGATTGCATTAATTCAGCGCGTATCCCGTGCAAGCGTAACCGTGGAGGGCGAAGTGACGGGTGAAATCGGCCCGGGGCTTCTGGTGTTGTTGGGCGTTGAGAAAGACGATGATGAGCAAAAAGCGAATCGCCTGTGCGAGCGCGTACTTGGCTATCGTATTTTCAGCGATAGCGAAGGAAAAATGAACCTCAATGTGCGGCAGTCCGGCGGCAGCGTCCTGGTGGTCTCACAGTTCACGCTGGCGGCGGATACCGAACGGGGCATGCGGCCGGGTTTTTCCAGAGGGGCCGCCCCTGACAGAGCGGAAGCGCTGTATGACTATTTTGTCGGTCGCTGTCGCCAGCAGGAGATGAACACCCAAACCGGGAGATTCGCTGCGGATATGCAGGTCTCACTGGTGAATGATGGTCCTGTGACCTTTTGGTTGCAGGTATGA
- a CDS encoding YdgH/BhsA/McbA-like domain containing protein — protein MKSIKTFAAVIALTVSFGAFAAESVTATAATIDGAEAKIAAQAQAAGASSYKITEAFTGNRVHMTAELNK, from the coding sequence ATGAAAAGCATCAAAACTTTTGCTGCAGTTATCGCTCTTACCGTTTCTTTTGGTGCTTTCGCCGCTGAAAGCGTGACCGCCACCGCCGCAACCATCGACGGAGCTGAAGCGAAAATTGCCGCTCAGGCACAGGCCGCTGGCGCATCGTCTTATAAAATTACCGAAGCCTTTACCGGTAACCGCGTGCACATGACGGCGGAACTGAACAAATAA
- a CDS encoding 6-phosphofructokinase: protein MKIGIVISGGDVSGINNFIFQVAKLASAEITIFNGGIPGLLDKNHQEIAWRDLVDFSICSLPVITSGRTTRKLLRNEYEAIARKIKSLRLDVLIMAGGDGSLQFLNTLSEFDINCFGVGMTIDNDVYGSDYTIGFSTACEQIIKEVSRLRNTGRALPGRVFMAEILGGYCGELTLQSAIKSNADIALIPEAQMPLDDLAERVRRKLREQNSVVILCSEGYTREYSPGFQGAIDTMIKQLEPRIGVRIRKTIIGYGLRSGDPTCEEIYQGTIMANEVVRCIQSGMKNKAIIINSSNKPIPIDLVSMKKRLVDIEGHHYKLAKQLNII from the coding sequence ATGAAAATCGGTATTGTTATTAGCGGTGGCGATGTGTCCGGAATTAATAATTTTATTTTTCAGGTTGCGAAACTGGCGAGCGCGGAAATCACCATATTTAATGGTGGTATACCTGGATTGCTCGACAAAAATCACCAGGAAATCGCCTGGCGGGATCTCGTTGATTTCTCTATTTGTTCACTGCCTGTTATTACATCCGGAAGAACCACTCGCAAATTGCTGAGGAATGAGTATGAAGCGATAGCCAGGAAAATTAAGTCGCTGCGCCTTGATGTGTTAATTATGGCTGGTGGCGATGGTAGCCTACAGTTCCTTAATACACTTAGCGAATTTGACATTAACTGTTTCGGTGTCGGCATGACTATCGATAATGATGTATATGGTAGTGATTATACTATCGGTTTTTCGACAGCCTGCGAACAAATTATCAAGGAGGTTTCCCGTTTAAGAAATACCGGTAGAGCATTACCTGGGCGGGTGTTTATGGCTGAAATATTAGGAGGGTATTGCGGGGAACTCACGTTGCAGTCAGCGATTAAAAGTAATGCCGATATTGCGCTGATTCCGGAAGCACAGATGCCATTAGACGATCTGGCCGAGCGCGTCAGACGTAAGCTTCGCGAGCAAAACAGCGTAGTGATTCTTTGCTCTGAAGGCTATACCAGGGAGTATTCCCCTGGCTTTCAAGGGGCTATCGATACGATGATCAAGCAGCTTGAGCCACGCATCGGTGTCCGCATCCGTAAAACCATCATCGGCTATGGACTGCGCAGCGGCGACCCGACCTGCGAAGAGATTTACCAGGGGACGATCATGGCGAATGAAGTCGTTCGCTGTATTCAGTCAGGAATGAAAAATAAAGCGATTATTATAAATTCAAGCAATAAACCTATTCCAATTGATTTAGTCAGTATGAAAAAACGTCTGGTAGATATCGAAGGACATCATTATAAACTTGCCAAACAACTCAATATCATTTGA
- the fdoI gene encoding formate dehydrogenase cytochrome b556 subunit, producing MKRRDTIVRYTAPERINHWVTAFCFVLAALSGLGFFFPSFNWLMQIMGTPQLARILHPFVGVIMFASFIIMFFRYWHHNLINRDDIFWAKNIRKIVVNEEVGDTGRYNFGQKCVFWAAIILLVLLLASGVIIWRPYFAPAFSIPVIRFALMLHSFAAVALIVVIMVHIYAALWVKGTITAMVEGWVTKTWAKKHHPRWYREVRQKQEKKTE from the coding sequence ATGAAAAGACGTGACACCATCGTGCGCTACACGGCGCCGGAACGCATCAACCACTGGGTCACCGCCTTCTGCTTCGTGCTGGCGGCGCTGAGCGGACTGGGCTTTTTCTTCCCGTCCTTCAACTGGCTGATGCAGATCATGGGGACACCGCAGCTGGCGCGTATACTGCACCCGTTTGTCGGCGTTATCATGTTCGCGTCGTTCATCATCATGTTTTTCCGCTACTGGCACCATAACCTCATCAACCGGGATGATATCTTCTGGGCGAAGAATATTCGTAAGATCGTCGTCAACGAGGAAGTGGGTGATACCGGGCGCTATAACTTCGGCCAGAAGTGCGTATTCTGGGCGGCGATTATCTTGCTGGTGCTGCTGCTGGCGAGCGGCGTGATCATCTGGCGTCCGTATTTTGCGCCGGCGTTCTCAATCCCGGTGATCCGCTTCGCGCTGATGCTGCATTCATTTGCCGCCGTTGCCCTGATTGTGGTTATTATGGTGCATATTTACGCCGCCCTGTGGGTGAAAGGCACCATTACCGCGATGGTGGAGGGCTGGGTGACCAAAACATGGGCGAAGAAACATCATCCCCGCTGGTACCGGGAAGTTCGCCAGAAACAGGAAAAGAAGACTGAATGA
- the fdhD gene encoding formate dehydrogenase accessory sulfurtransferase FdhD, translated as MNKNPPEQIENVTSITGCRQVVLWKRDDLQHPQSDELAEEVPVALVYNGISHVVMMVSPKDLQRFAVGFSLSEGIIEHRREIYGMEVVQACNGLEVQIELSSRRFMGLKERRRALAGRTGCGVCGVEQLNDIGKPVQPLPFTQTFRLENLDRALEQLRGVQPIGHITGCTHAAAWLCPSGELVGGHEDVGRHVALDKLLGRRVEEGDDWQCGAALVSSRASYEMVQKAAMCGVEILFAVSAATALAVAVAERCNLTLVGFCRPGRATIYTHPQRLIAG; from the coding sequence GTGAACAAGAACCCTCCCGAACAAATTGAAAATGTGACAAGCATCACAGGATGTCGTCAGGTCGTGCTCTGGAAGCGCGATGATTTGCAACATCCGCAGTCTGACGAATTAGCCGAAGAAGTACCGGTGGCGCTGGTCTATAACGGTATCTCACACGTTGTCATGATGGTCTCTCCTAAGGATCTGCAACGTTTTGCCGTCGGTTTTTCATTATCAGAAGGGATTATTGAACACCGGCGCGAGATCTACGGGATGGAGGTAGTGCAGGCCTGCAACGGTCTGGAAGTTCAGATTGAGCTTTCCAGCCGTCGTTTTATGGGGCTGAAAGAGCGCCGTCGCGCGCTGGCCGGGCGAACCGGCTGCGGCGTTTGCGGCGTTGAGCAGCTCAACGATATCGGCAAGCCGGTGCAACCTTTACCATTCACCCAAACCTTCAGGCTGGAGAATCTCGATCGCGCGCTGGAGCAGCTTCGTGGTGTGCAGCCGATTGGTCATATCACCGGCTGCACCCATGCGGCGGCGTGGCTGTGTCCGTCCGGAGAACTGGTGGGCGGACACGAGGATGTCGGGCGTCATGTCGCGCTGGATAAACTGCTGGGGCGGCGCGTAGAAGAGGGCGATGACTGGCAATGCGGGGCGGCGTTAGTCTCCAGCCGCGCCAGCTACGAGATGGTGCAGAAGGCGGCAATGTGCGGCGTGGAAATTCTGTTTGCGGTTTCCGCCGCCACCGCGCTGGCGGTGGCGGTCGCGGAACGTTGCAACCTGACGCTGGTGGGCTTTTGCCGCCCGGGCAGGGCGACGATTTACACCCATCCGCAGCGGTTGATCGCAGGTTAA
- the fdhE gene encoding formate dehydrogenase accessory protein FdhE, protein MSIRIIPQDELGSSEKRTAEYIPPLLFPRLKNLYNRRADRLRELAQNNPLGDYLRFAALIAHAQEVVLYDHPLQMDLTARLKEANEQGKPPLDIHVLPRDKHWHKLLHSLIAELKPEMSGPALAVIENLEKASEQELELMASALFASDFASVSSDKAPFIWAALSLYWAQMASLIPGKARAEYGEQRQYCPVCGSMPVSSMVQIGTTQGLRYLHCNLCETEWHVVRVKCSNCEQSRDLHYWSLDNEQAAIKAESCGDCGTYLKILYQEKDPQVEAVADDLASLVLDARMEQEGFARSSINPFMFPGEGE, encoded by the coding sequence ATGAGTATTCGCATAATCCCGCAAGATGAGCTGGGTTCGAGCGAGAAACGTACGGCGGAGTACATTCCGCCGTTACTGTTTCCCAGGCTGAAAAATCTTTATAACCGTCGGGCCGATCGTCTGCGCGAACTGGCACAGAACAACCCGCTGGGCGACTACCTGCGCTTTGCTGCGCTCATTGCACACGCCCAGGAAGTGGTGCTCTACGACCATCCGCTACAGATGGATCTGACCGCCCGCCTCAAAGAAGCGAACGAGCAGGGCAAACCGCCGCTGGATATTCACGTGCTGCCGCGCGACAAGCACTGGCACAAGCTCCTGCATTCGCTGATTGCCGAGCTCAAGCCAGAGATGAGTGGCCCGGCGCTGGCGGTCATCGAAAACCTCGAAAAAGCCTCTGAGCAGGAGCTGGAGCTGATGGCAAGCGCCCTGTTCGCTTCCGACTTTGCCTCGGTCAGTAGCGACAAAGCGCCGTTTATCTGGGCTGCGCTGTCGCTCTACTGGGCGCAGATGGCCAGCCTGATCCCTGGCAAGGCGCGCGCCGAGTATGGCGAACAGCGTCAGTATTGCCCGGTCTGCGGTTCAATGCCGGTATCCAGCATGGTGCAAATTGGCACCACGCAGGGCTTGCGCTACCTGCACTGCAACCTGTGCGAAACCGAATGGCACGTCGTGCGCGTGAAGTGCAGCAACTGCGAGCAGAGCCGGGATTTACATTACTGGTCTCTGGACAACGAGCAGGCGGCCATTAAGGCCGAAAGCTGCGGTGACTGCGGGACTTACCTGAAGATTTTGTACCAGGAAAAAGATCCGCAAGTGGAAGCCGTAGCCGACGATCTCGCCTCGCTGGTGCTGGATGCCCGCATGGAGCAGGAAGGCTTCGCCAGAAGTTCAATTAACCCGTTTATGTTCCCGGGTGAAGGGGAGTAA
- a CDS encoding alpha/beta hydrolase — translation MALEHGIARLVEEFIAAGRPSSRERNIDDRRAGYVASAVLAGETETRVQVDDVMLEGMHFRVVSPQNAAGPLPTVIYYHGGCFISGGFATHDKQLRQLAYESGCRVIAVQYRLAPEQTFPAAHDDAEQGAQIIRRHAEPLGVDASQITLAGDSAGGHLALVTALRLKAAGGWQPAQLILIYPMLDATAASASYVSNGEDYIITRDTLLSGYEMYLPATESAHPEASPLWRDDFSGLPPVHILTAEYDPLRDEGEALYQRMIEQSVVCTCQRYAGVIHGFFQLGGISLAARHAMGDIAWRIRSPGRSI, via the coding sequence ATGGCACTGGAACACGGTATTGCCCGGCTGGTTGAGGAGTTTATCGCCGCAGGGCGCCCCTCTTCGCGAGAGCGAAATATTGATGACCGGAGGGCAGGTTATGTTGCCAGTGCGGTACTGGCAGGAGAAACCGAAACGCGAGTGCAGGTGGATGATGTCATGCTGGAGGGGATGCATTTTCGCGTGGTATCGCCGCAGAATGCGGCCGGTCCGCTGCCCACCGTTATCTACTATCACGGCGGCTGTTTTATCAGCGGCGGTTTCGCCACCCACGATAAACAATTGCGCCAGCTGGCGTATGAAAGCGGCTGCCGGGTCATTGCCGTGCAATACCGGCTGGCGCCCGAGCAGACGTTTCCTGCCGCGCACGATGACGCGGAACAGGGAGCGCAGATTATCCGCCGCCACGCGGAGCCGCTCGGGGTCGATGCCTCGCAAATCACCCTTGCGGGCGATAGCGCGGGGGGGCATCTGGCTCTCGTCACCGCGCTCCGGCTGAAAGCCGCGGGTGGCTGGCAGCCCGCACAGCTGATTCTGATTTACCCCATGCTGGACGCCACCGCGGCTTCGGCAAGCTACGTCAGCAACGGAGAGGATTACATCATCACCCGGGATACGCTGCTGAGCGGCTACGAAATGTACCTGCCCGCAACGGAATCGGCACACCCGGAGGCCAGCCCGCTGTGGCGAGACGACTTCAGCGGCCTACCGCCGGTGCATATCCTCACCGCCGAATATGACCCGCTGCGTGATGAGGGTGAAGCGCTGTATCAGCGAATGATCGAGCAAAGCGTGGTCTGTACCTGCCAGCGCTATGCTGGCGTGATTCACGGTTTCTTTCAGCTGGGTGGCATCAGTCTGGCGGCGCGCCATGCCATGGGCGATATCGCCTGGCGAATCCGTTCACCAGGTCGGTCGATATAA
- the fdxH gene encoding formate dehydrogenase subunit beta has protein sequence MAYQSQDIIRRSATNGFTPAPQARDHQQEVAKLIDVTTCIGCKACQVACSEWNDIRDEVGHNVGVYDNPADLTAKSWTVMRFSEVEQNDKLEWLIRKDGCMHCADPGCLKACPSEGAIIQYANGIVDFQSEQCIGCGYCIAGCPFNVPRLNPEDNRVYKCTLCVDRVTVGQEPACVKTCPTGAIHFGSKEDMKTLAGERVAELKTRGYDNAGLYDPAGVGGTHVMYVLHHADKPNLYHGLPENPEISATVKFWKGIWKPLAAVGFAATFAASVFHYVGVGPNRAEEEEDNLHEENDEVRK, from the coding sequence ATGGCTTATCAATCGCAAGACATTATTCGTCGTTCCGCGACTAACGGTTTCACTCCCGCGCCTCAGGCGCGGGACCACCAGCAGGAAGTCGCGAAGCTTATCGACGTCACCACCTGTATTGGCTGTAAAGCCTGTCAGGTCGCCTGTTCAGAATGGAACGATATCCGCGATGAAGTCGGTCACAACGTCGGGGTGTACGACAACCCCGCGGATCTGACCGCCAAATCCTGGACGGTGATGCGCTTCTCCGAAGTGGAGCAGAACGACAAACTGGAGTGGCTTATCCGTAAGGATGGCTGCATGCACTGCGCCGACCCCGGCTGCCTGAAGGCCTGCCCGTCGGAAGGGGCTATCATTCAGTATGCCAACGGTATCGTGGATTTTCAGTCCGAGCAGTGCATCGGCTGCGGCTACTGTATCGCCGGCTGCCCGTTCAATGTGCCGCGCCTGAACCCGGAAGACAACCGCGTCTACAAATGTACGCTGTGCGTCGACCGCGTCACCGTGGGTCAGGAGCCTGCCTGTGTGAAGACCTGCCCGACCGGGGCGATTCACTTTGGCTCCAAAGAGGATATGAAAACGCTGGCAGGTGAGCGCGTCGCTGAACTGAAAACCCGTGGTTACGACAACGCGGGCCTGTACGATCCGGCCGGCGTCGGCGGCACGCACGTGATGTACGTGCTGCACCACGCCGACAAACCGAATTTGTATCACGGCCTGCCGGAGAACCCGGAAATCAGCGCCACCGTGAAGTTCTGGAAAGGTATCTGGAAACCGCTCGCGGCGGTAGGATTTGCCGCGACTTTCGCCGCCAGCGTCTTCCACTATGTCGGGGTCGGTCCGAACCGTGCGGAAGAGGAAGAGGACAACCTGCATGAAGAGAATGACGAGGTGCGCAAATGA
- a CDS encoding PTS sugar transporter subunit IIB yields MLKILCVCGCGLGSSFAIEMTAKAVLKKLEIPAHIEHTTVSEAGAFKSDIILTQKTFADILTADANEEEIKRVVVLNKLTDKDEIERKIVSFLKERNLKVADHE; encoded by the coding sequence ATGCTGAAAATTCTTTGCGTATGTGGCTGCGGCCTCGGTTCAAGCTTTGCCATCGAAATGACGGCGAAAGCAGTATTAAAGAAACTGGAAATCCCTGCACATATTGAACACACAACTGTATCTGAAGCCGGAGCGTTCAAATCCGATATTATTTTGACGCAAAAAACATTTGCCGACATATTAACCGCTGACGCTAATGAAGAGGAAATAAAGCGCGTGGTGGTCCTTAATAAACTTACGGATAAAGATGAAATTGAACGGAAAATTGTCTCATTCCTGAAAGAGCGCAACCTCAAGGTGGCCGACCATGAATAG